One genomic region from Chelmon rostratus isolate fCheRos1 chromosome 11, fCheRos1.pri, whole genome shotgun sequence encodes:
- the zgc:163080 gene encoding transmembrane protein 14A: MAVDWIGFGYAAAIAFGGFMGYKRKGSVMSLMAGLVFGGLSAYGAYNVSNDSKDIKVSLLASGLLSVVMGMRYKKSGKLLPAGIMSGLSLLMVFRLLLLILV, from the exons ATGGCAGTGGATTGGATCGGATTCGGCTATGCTGCAGCCATCGCCTTTGGAGGATTTATGGGATACAAGAGAAAAG GCAGTGTGATGTCCTTGATGGCTGGTTTAGTTTTTGGTGGATTATCAGCTTATGGTGCATACAACGTCTCCAATGACTCAAAGGACATCAAGGTCTCATTGT tggCCTCGGGACTCCTCTCAGTTGTGATGGGAATGAGATACAAAAAATCTGGaaaactgctgcctgctgggATCATGTCAGGCCTGAG ttTGTTGATGGTGTTTCGGCTGTTGCTGCTCATCCTGGTGTGA
- the LOC121613714 gene encoding glutathione S-transferase A4-like, translating to MAGKVVLHYFNGRGKMESIRWLLTVAEVEFDEVHLTARDQYEKLLSDGALMFQQVPMVEIDGMKLIQTKAILNYIAEKYNLHGKDLKDRVMINMYSEGLMDLMEMIMILPFTPDPQPKLDNIQSKAKERYLPVFEKVLSGNIYLVGGKLSCADVQLLECTLMLEEKFPGILGDFRNVKSFQGRMIQIPAINRFLQPGSKRRPQPDENYVKTVMEVFQVKKPLP from the exons ATGGCCGGAAAAGTTGTGCTGCACTACTTCAACGGGAGAGGGAAAATGGAGTCAATCCGCTGGCTTTTGACAGTTGCAGAAGTTGAA TTTGATGAGGTCCATTTGACAGCTCGTGATCAGTATGAAAAACTCCTAAGTG ATGGAGCTCTCATGTTTCAACAAGTTCCCATGGTGGAAATTGATGGCATGAAGCTTATTCAGACAAAGGCAATCCTGAATTACATTGCAGAGAAGTACAACCTCCATGGAAAAGACCTCAAAGACCGTGTCAT GATCAACATGTACTCGGAGGGACTGATGGATCTCATGGAAATGATCATGATTTTGCCCTTCACCCCAGATCCACAACCAAAACTGGACAACATTCAGAGTAAAGCGAAAGAGCGTTACCTTCCAGTGTTTGAAAAG GTGCTGTCTGGGAACATATACCTGGTGGGAGGTAAACTCAGCTGTGCAGATGTGCAGCTGCTTGAATGCACCCTGATGTTGGAGGAGAAATTTCCTGGAATCCTCGGCGACTTCCGCAACGTCAAG TCTTTCCAAGGCAGGATGATCCAGATTCCCGCCATCAACCGGTTCCTGCAACCAGGCAGCAAGAGGAGGCCGCAGCCAGATGAAAACTACGTCAAGACCGTCATGGAGGTGTTCCAAGTAAAAAAACCATTGCCATGA
- the LOC121613751 gene encoding glutathione S-transferase A4-like: MAGKVVLHYINGRGKMESIRWLLTVAEVEFDEMYLTAHEQYEKLQSDGALMFQQVPMVEIDGMKLIQTKAILNYIAEKYNLHGKDLKDRVMINMYSEGLMDLMEMIMILPFTPDPQPKLDNIQSKAKERYLPVFEKVLSGNIYLVGGKLSCADVQLLECTLMLEEKFPGILGDFRNVKSFQGRMIQIPAINRFLQPGSKRRPQPDENYVKTVMEVFQVKKPLP, translated from the exons ATGGCTGGAAAAGTTGTGCTGCACTACATCAACGGGAGAGGGAAAATGGAGTCAATCCGCTGGCTGTTGACAGTTGCAGAAGTTGAA TTTGATGAGATGTATCTGACAGCTCATGAGCAGTATGAAAAACTCCAAAGTG ATGGAGCTCTCATGTTTCAACAAGTTCCCATGGTGGAAATTGATGGCATGAAGCTTATTCAGACAAAGGCAATCCTGAATTACATCGCAGAGAAGTACAACCTCCATGGAAAAGACCTCAAAGACCGTGTCAT GATCAACATGTACTCGGAGGGACTGATGGATCTCATGGAAATGATCATGATTTTGCCCTTCACCCCAGATCCACAACCAAAACTGGACAACATTCAGAGTAAAGCGAAAGAGCGTTACCTTCCAGTGTTTGAAAAG GTGCTGTCTGGGAACATATACCTGGTGGGAGGTAAACTCAGCTGTGCAGATGTGCAGCTGCTTGAATGCACCCTGATGTTGGAGGAGAAATTTCCTGGAATCCTCGGCGACTTCCGCAACGTCAAG TCTTTCCAAGGCAGGATGATCCAGATTCCCGCCATCAACCGGTTCCTGCAACCAGGCAGCAAGAGGAGGCCGCAGCCAGATGAAAACTACGTCAAGACCGTCATGGAGGTGTTCCAAGTAAAAAAACCATTGCCATGA
- the LOC121613750 gene encoding serine/threonine-protein kinase ICK-like, protein MNRYTTIRQLGDGTYGSVILGRSLESGELVAIKKMKRKFYSWEECMNLREVKSLKKLNHANVIKLKEVIRENDHLYFIFEYMKENLYQLMKDRTRFFPESAVRNIMFQILQGLAFIHKHGFFHRDMKPENLLCMGPELVKIADFGLAREIRSRPPYTDYVSTRWYRAPEVLLRSTSYSSPIDQWAVGCIMAELYTLRPLFPGSSEVDTIFKICQVLGTPKKNDWPEGYQLASAMNFRWPQCVPSNLKTLILNASPEAIHLMTDLLQWDPKKRPASAQALRYSYFHVGQALGTPQQILEQGRPQPGLVPLQAPLQSQQMLQQQPLLLKPVPPSQPPPPNQHCSPSRPLQQIQPSPVSAAAQAAVYQRHTDLVREQQPKHILKQEQTEGTPQSHLPYIIDKTLQSKQTRQESENTNLLSYQLKPKGGRRRWGHGTGHLKGEDWDDYEETDLTSISILGKSNFSTEKSRQGEDALSRFGSVLDFSRPKAKEDAPLNLNKTTAYQEPSRTASAKQHYLRQSRYLPGISTKKNVPINASKDYTGSHLWGNSSIPFGGTLPSRGAHGTNTIPGGYMPSFYKKDLGSAGHRGHHGPSVESTASNYATWQSGRSPMNTSTSMLSANKNTPGLLPRPPVQTIHGRTDWSAKYGHR, encoded by the exons ATGAATAGATACACTACCATCAGACAGCTCGGGGATGGCACCTACGGCTCAGTCATCCTTGGCCGCAGTCTGGAGTCAGGAGAGCTAGTTGCCATAAAGAA aatgaaaagaaaattctACTCCTGGGAAGAATGCATGAACCTTCGTGAAGTCAAG tcctTAAAGAAACTCAACCATGCTAACGTGATCAAACTTAAAGAGGTCATTCGAGAAAATGATCACTTGTACTTTATATTTGAGTACATGAAGGAAAATTTATATCAGCTGATGAAAGACAG gacACGGTTCTTTCCTGAATCTGCTGTGAGAAATATTATGTTTCAGATACTACAGGGGCTCGCTTTCATTCATAAACATG GGTTTTTTCACAGGGACATGAAACCTGAGAATCTTCTGTGCATGGGCCCAGAGCTGGTGAAAATAGCTGACTTTGGGCTTGCCCGAGAAATCAGATCTCGACCACCATACACAGACTATGTCTCGACCAGATG GTACAGAGCCCCAGAGGTGCTCCTCAGATCCACGTCCTACAGTTCACCCATAGACCAGTGGGCAGTTGGCTGCATCATGGCAGAGCTTTATACCCTCAGGCCTCTTTTCCCGGGCTCCAGTGAAGTAGACACTATATTCAAGATTTGCCAAGTCTTGGGTACACCAAAGAAG AACGATTGGCCGGAGGGATACCAGCTGGCAAGTGCTATGAATTTCCGTTGGCCTCAGTGTGTTCCCAGCAATCTGAAGACACTGATCCTGAATGCCAGTCCTGAAGCCATCCATCTGATGACAGACTTGCTCCAGTGGGATCCCAAGAAGAGGCCAGCTTCTGCCCAG GCTCTCAGGTACTCTTACTTCCATGTGGGCCAGGCTTTGGGCACTCCTCAGCAGATCCTGGAGCAGGGCAGACCTCAGCCAGGCCTTGTGCCGTTGCAGGCTCCTTTGCAGTCACaacagatgctgcagcagcaaccgCTGCTGCTGAAGCCCGTGCCCCCCTCCCAGCCTCCACCTCCCAACCAACACTGCTCCCCCTCCAGGCctctgcagcagatccagccCTCCCCTGTATCCGCAGCTGCCCAGGCGGCAGTGTACCAACGGCACACAGACCTGGTGCGAGAGCAGCAACCGAAGCACATTCTGAAGCAGGAACAGACCGAAGGAACGCCACAGAGCCACCTTCCTTACATCATTGACAAGACTCTCCAGAGCAAG CAAACCCGACAGGAGTCAGAAAATACAAACCTACTGAGCTATCAGTTGAAGCCCAAAGGAGGGCGGCGGCGTTGGGGTCATGGCACAGGACACCTTAAGGGTGAAGACTGGGATGACTACGAAGAAACTGATCTGACATCTATAAGTATTCTTGGGAAAAGTAACTTCTCCACAGAGAAATCGAGGCAGGGGGAGGATGCATTGAGCAG ATTTGGAAGTGTTCTGGATTTCAGTCGACCCAAGGCAAAGGAAGATGCACCTTTAAACCTGAACAAAACTACTGCCTACCAGGAGCCATCAAGAACCGCTTCTGCTAAACAGCATTATTTGAGACAGTCAAGATATTTGCCTG GCATTAGCACAAAGAAGAACGTGCCAATAAATGCCAGCAAGGACTACACTGGAAGCCATCTCTGGGGCAACAGTAGTATTCCATTTGGAGGGACTCTGCCGAGCAGAGGCGCTCATG GTACAAACACAATCCCAGGGGGATACATGCcatcattttacaaaaaagaCCTTGGTTCTGCTGGTCACAGAGGGCATCATGGTCCTTCAGTGGAATCAACAGCATCAA ATTATGCAACGTGGCAGTCTGGCCGTAGTCCGATGAACACCTCTACAAGTATGCTGTCTGCCAACAAGAACACGCCTGGGCTGCTGCCTCGCCCACCGGTACAGACCATCCACGGGCGAACAGACTGGTCTGCCAAATATGGACACCGCTAG